A single region of the Grus americana isolate bGruAme1 chromosome 3, bGruAme1.mat, whole genome shotgun sequence genome encodes:
- the CCDC25 gene encoding coiled-coil domain-containing protein 25 isoform X2 encodes MVFYFTSNVVPSVYTIYMGKDKYENEDLIKYGWPEDIWFHVDKLSSAHVYLRLHKGQTVDDIPKEVLIDCAHLVKANSIQGCKMNNVNVVYTPWTNLKKTADMDVGQIGFHRQKDFFALQR; translated from the exons ATGGTGTTTTACTTCACCTCCAACG TTGTTCCTTCCGTTTACACCATTTACATGGGAAAAGATAAGTATGAAA ATGAAGACCTGATAAAGTATGGCTGGCCCGAAGATATCTG gTTCCACGTGGATAAACTCTCTTCTGCACATGTGTACCTTCGGTTACACAAG GGGCAGACGGTGGATGACATTCCTAAAGAAGTTTTGATAGACTGTGCCCACCTAGTGAAGGCGAATAGCATTCAAG GTTGCAAGATGAACAACGTCAACGTGGTGTACACACCGTGGACTAACCTGAAGAAGACAGCAGACATGGATGTGGGGCAGATCGGCTTTCACAGGCAGAAGGAT TTCTTTGCACTCCAAAGGTGA
- the ESCO2 gene encoding N-acetyltransferase ESCO2 isoform X1, giving the protein MAMKYVRSGEDMAAVTPQKRSRSSDTDGSSLAFETPVKKKMVGFAEGLSPLKKSRNNRFASQIKWSSSSSDEMKENEAVPVKPALSRRLDISPLQTASVPTAMQRESSRKVSPKPASMYKSLVPAVSFYSKEKRYLTPLERKQLNENRSLGERNRDENLPAASRTEKTNMNLSRNTSSKPTKHTTNSKHSKTVPKTLRKAKGEMPAGKPSVEKENVNCLIKKKMDSPFRVLSMTVKPALKLQLGAAFFSARKKSHSKKPVVDTKSLQELPKSLPENNQPRPPPTTKSNSADKNKILEEGGILRSLSVSQKKENENGEHFTSCVNQGRDSAGEGKTSPQKSGSPSGPFCSSKSAALGNGDVGDGDVGEISSTSCESDDCVILSSQSPPKVNKGASPSNAVVYPIFSAPPASKKRTQTVLDELTSPFGSSPPAKTSHTSQKSKKAKELCKRSRDQMIIDAGQKHFGAVVCKSCGMIYTAASPEDEAQHIQHHERFLEGLRYVGWKKERVVAEFWDGKIVLILPNDPKYAVKKAEDVQEIVDNELGFKQVPLSCPAKTKIYCFVSNEKMIVGCLVAESIKQAFRVLSEPGAAPSPGQDPLQHHRAWRCSTEPEPAVCGVSRIWVFGPRRRNGIARRMVDVVRSTFMYGCYLSTHEIAFSDPTPDGKLFATKYCQTPNFLVYNFIYNN; this is encoded by the exons ATGGCGATGAAATACGT GCGCTCTGGTGAAGACATGGCAGCTGTTACCCCACAGAAAAGGAGCCGTAGTTCTGATACCGATGG ttcatCCTTAGCCTTTGAGACCCCtgtgaaaaaaaagatggtagGCTTTGCTGAAGGTCTGTCTCCACTAAAGAAATCGAGAAATAATCGGTTTGCTTCCCAAATAAAATGGTCATCTAGCTCCAGCGATGAGATGAAAGAAAACGAGGCTGTTCCGGTGAAGCCGGCTCTGTCGAGGAGGCTGGATATTTCCCCCCTTCAGACAGCCAGTGTTCCCACAGCCATGCAGAGGGAGTCCTCAAGGAAAGTATCCCCAAAACCCGCTTCCATGTACAAGTCCCTTGTGCCTGCAGTGTCTTTTTATAGCAAGGAAAAGCGATACCTTACTCCTCTTGAGAGGAAACAACTGAACGAGAACCGCTCTTTGGGTGAGAGGAACAGGGATGAAAacctcccagctgccagcaggacTGAGAAGACGAACATGAACTTGAGCAGGAATACAAGCTCAAAGCCAACCAAGCACACAACCAACTCCAAGCATAGCAAAACTGTCCCCAAAACGCTGAGGAAGGCAAAGGGAGAGATGCCAGCGGGAAAACCCAGTGTGGAGAAAGAGAATGTGAATTGcctaattaaaaagaagatggaTTCGCCCTTCCGAGTCCTAAGCATGACAGTTAAACCAGCCCTGAAACTCCAGTTGGGAGCAGCGTTCTTTTCTGCCAGGAAGAAATCACACTCTAAAAAACCAGTTGTAGACACTAAATCTCTCCAGGAGCTCCCCAAATCTCTGCCAGAAAACAATCAGCCCAGACCACCACCAACTACAAAATCAAATTCAgctgataaaaacaaaattcttgaGGAGGGTGGTATATTGAGAAGTCTTTCTGTGTctcagaagaaggaaaatgaaaatggagaGCACTTTACAAGCTGTGTAAATCAAGGGAGAGATTCGGCAGgtgaaggaaaaacatctccgCAGAAAAGCGGAAGCCCCTCTGGTCCCTTTTGTAGTTCCAAGTCTGCAGCCCTGGGAAACGGTGACGTAGGGGATGGG GATGTTGGTGAAATCAGTTCTACAAGCTGTGAGTCAGATGACTGCGTTATTCTTTCAAGCCAATCTCCACCGAAGGTGAATAAGGGAG CATCTCCTTCAAATGCTGTTGTCTACCCTATATTCAGTGCACCCCCCGCCAGCAAGAAAAG GACGCAGACTGTGCTGGATGAACTGACTTCTCCATTTGGGTCCAGCCCACCTGCAAAAACATCTCACACctcacagaaaagcaagaaggcGAAAGAGCTCTGCAAGCGCTCCAGAGATCAGATGATCATT GATGCCGGTCAGAAGCATTTTGGTGCTGTAGTTTGCAAGTCGTGCGGCATGATCTACACGGCTGCTAGCCCCGAGGACGAAGCCCAGCACATCCAGCACCACGAGCGATTCCTCGAGGGACTCAGATACGTG GGTTGGAAGAAAGAACGAGTTGTGGCAGAGTTCTGGGATGGGAAAATTGTATTGATTCTTCCAAATGACCCAAAATACGCTGTCAAGAAG gcAGAAGATGTGCAAGAAATTGTAGATAATGAACTGGGATTTAAGCAAGTTCCCTTGAGCTGCCCAGCCAAGActaaaatatattgctttgtGTCCAACGAGAAGATGATTGTTGGGTGCTTAGTGGCTGAATCAATCAAGCAG GCTTTCCGGGTGCTGTCTGAGCCGGGAGCTGCGCCGTCCCCCGGCCAGGACCCCCTGCAGCACCACCGGGCTTGGCGCTGCTCCACGGAGCCCGAACCCGCCGTCTGCGGCGTCAGCAGGATCTGGGTGTTCGGCCCGAGGCGCAGGAACGGCATCGCCCGTCGCATGGTGGACGTGGTCAG GAGCACCTTCATGTACGGCTGCTACCTGAGCACCCACGAAATCGCCTTCTCCGACCCGACGCCGGACGGCAAGCTGTTTGCAACGAAATACTGCCAAACCCCTAACTTCCTTGTTTACAACTTTATTTATAACAACTGA
- the CCDC25 gene encoding coiled-coil domain-containing protein 25 isoform X1, whose protein sequence is MVFYFTSNVVPSVYTIYMGKDKYENEDLIKYGWPEDIWFHVDKLSSAHVYLRLHKGQTVDDIPKEVLIDCAHLVKANSIQGCKMNNVNVVYTPWTNLKKTADMDVGQIGFHRQKDVKMLTVEKKVNEILNRLEKTKVERFPDLAAEKEARDREERNEKKAQIQEMKRKEKEEMKKKKELEELRSYSSLMKAENMSSNQDGNDSDDFM, encoded by the exons ATGGTGTTTTACTTCACCTCCAACG TTGTTCCTTCCGTTTACACCATTTACATGGGAAAAGATAAGTATGAAA ATGAAGACCTGATAAAGTATGGCTGGCCCGAAGATATCTG gTTCCACGTGGATAAACTCTCTTCTGCACATGTGTACCTTCGGTTACACAAG GGGCAGACGGTGGATGACATTCCTAAAGAAGTTTTGATAGACTGTGCCCACCTAGTGAAGGCGAATAGCATTCAAG GTTGCAAGATGAACAACGTCAACGTGGTGTACACACCGTGGACTAACCTGAAGAAGACAGCAGACATGGATGTGGGGCAGATCGGCTTTCACAGGCAGAAGGAT GTGAAAATGCTGACGGTGGAGAAGAAGGTGAACGAGATCCTGAACCGGCTAGAGAAGACAAAAGTGGAGCGCTTCCCAGACCTGGCTGCTGAGAAGGAAGCCCGGGacagagaggagagaaatgaaaaaaaagcccagatcCAAGAGATGAAGcggaaggaaaaagaagagatgaagaagaagaaagagctgGAAGAACTTAG GAGCTACTCCTCGTTAATGAAGGCTGAGAACATGTCCTCCAATCAG GATGGCAACGATTCAGATGACTTTATGTAA
- the ESCO2 gene encoding N-acetyltransferase ESCO2 isoform X3, with translation MAMKYVRSGEDMAAVTPQKRSRSSDTDGSSLAFETPVKKKMDVGEISSTSCESDDCVILSSQSPPKVNKGASPSNAVVYPIFSAPPASKKRTQTVLDELTSPFGSSPPAKTSHTSQKSKKAKELCKRSRDQMIIDAGQKHFGAVVCKSCGMIYTAASPEDEAQHIQHHERFLEGLRYVGWKKERVVAEFWDGKIVLILPNDPKYAVKKAEDVQEIVDNELGFKQVPLSCPAKTKIYCFVSNEKMIVGCLVAESIKQAFRVLSEPGAAPSPGQDPLQHHRAWRCSTEPEPAVCGVSRIWVFGPRRRNGIARRMVDVVRSTFMYGCYLSTHEIAFSDPTPDGKLFATKYCQTPNFLVYNFIYNN, from the exons ATGGCGATGAAATACGT GCGCTCTGGTGAAGACATGGCAGCTGTTACCCCACAGAAAAGGAGCCGTAGTTCTGATACCGATGG ttcatCCTTAGCCTTTGAGACCCCtgtgaaaaaaaagatg GATGTTGGTGAAATCAGTTCTACAAGCTGTGAGTCAGATGACTGCGTTATTCTTTCAAGCCAATCTCCACCGAAGGTGAATAAGGGAG CATCTCCTTCAAATGCTGTTGTCTACCCTATATTCAGTGCACCCCCCGCCAGCAAGAAAAG GACGCAGACTGTGCTGGATGAACTGACTTCTCCATTTGGGTCCAGCCCACCTGCAAAAACATCTCACACctcacagaaaagcaagaaggcGAAAGAGCTCTGCAAGCGCTCCAGAGATCAGATGATCATT GATGCCGGTCAGAAGCATTTTGGTGCTGTAGTTTGCAAGTCGTGCGGCATGATCTACACGGCTGCTAGCCCCGAGGACGAAGCCCAGCACATCCAGCACCACGAGCGATTCCTCGAGGGACTCAGATACGTG GGTTGGAAGAAAGAACGAGTTGTGGCAGAGTTCTGGGATGGGAAAATTGTATTGATTCTTCCAAATGACCCAAAATACGCTGTCAAGAAG gcAGAAGATGTGCAAGAAATTGTAGATAATGAACTGGGATTTAAGCAAGTTCCCTTGAGCTGCCCAGCCAAGActaaaatatattgctttgtGTCCAACGAGAAGATGATTGTTGGGTGCTTAGTGGCTGAATCAATCAAGCAG GCTTTCCGGGTGCTGTCTGAGCCGGGAGCTGCGCCGTCCCCCGGCCAGGACCCCCTGCAGCACCACCGGGCTTGGCGCTGCTCCACGGAGCCCGAACCCGCCGTCTGCGGCGTCAGCAGGATCTGGGTGTTCGGCCCGAGGCGCAGGAACGGCATCGCCCGTCGCATGGTGGACGTGGTCAG GAGCACCTTCATGTACGGCTGCTACCTGAGCACCCACGAAATCGCCTTCTCCGACCCGACGCCGGACGGCAAGCTGTTTGCAACGAAATACTGCCAAACCCCTAACTTCCTTGTTTACAACTTTATTTATAACAACTGA
- the ESCO2 gene encoding N-acetyltransferase ESCO2 isoform X2, whose product MAAVTPQKRSRSSDTDGSSLAFETPVKKKMVGFAEGLSPLKKSRNNRFASQIKWSSSSSDEMKENEAVPVKPALSRRLDISPLQTASVPTAMQRESSRKVSPKPASMYKSLVPAVSFYSKEKRYLTPLERKQLNENRSLGERNRDENLPAASRTEKTNMNLSRNTSSKPTKHTTNSKHSKTVPKTLRKAKGEMPAGKPSVEKENVNCLIKKKMDSPFRVLSMTVKPALKLQLGAAFFSARKKSHSKKPVVDTKSLQELPKSLPENNQPRPPPTTKSNSADKNKILEEGGILRSLSVSQKKENENGEHFTSCVNQGRDSAGEGKTSPQKSGSPSGPFCSSKSAALGNGDVGDGDVGEISSTSCESDDCVILSSQSPPKVNKGASPSNAVVYPIFSAPPASKKRTQTVLDELTSPFGSSPPAKTSHTSQKSKKAKELCKRSRDQMIIDAGQKHFGAVVCKSCGMIYTAASPEDEAQHIQHHERFLEGLRYVGWKKERVVAEFWDGKIVLILPNDPKYAVKKAEDVQEIVDNELGFKQVPLSCPAKTKIYCFVSNEKMIVGCLVAESIKQAFRVLSEPGAAPSPGQDPLQHHRAWRCSTEPEPAVCGVSRIWVFGPRRRNGIARRMVDVVRSTFMYGCYLSTHEIAFSDPTPDGKLFATKYCQTPNFLVYNFIYNN is encoded by the exons ATGGCAGCTGTTACCCCACAGAAAAGGAGCCGTAGTTCTGATACCGATGG ttcatCCTTAGCCTTTGAGACCCCtgtgaaaaaaaagatggtagGCTTTGCTGAAGGTCTGTCTCCACTAAAGAAATCGAGAAATAATCGGTTTGCTTCCCAAATAAAATGGTCATCTAGCTCCAGCGATGAGATGAAAGAAAACGAGGCTGTTCCGGTGAAGCCGGCTCTGTCGAGGAGGCTGGATATTTCCCCCCTTCAGACAGCCAGTGTTCCCACAGCCATGCAGAGGGAGTCCTCAAGGAAAGTATCCCCAAAACCCGCTTCCATGTACAAGTCCCTTGTGCCTGCAGTGTCTTTTTATAGCAAGGAAAAGCGATACCTTACTCCTCTTGAGAGGAAACAACTGAACGAGAACCGCTCTTTGGGTGAGAGGAACAGGGATGAAAacctcccagctgccagcaggacTGAGAAGACGAACATGAACTTGAGCAGGAATACAAGCTCAAAGCCAACCAAGCACACAACCAACTCCAAGCATAGCAAAACTGTCCCCAAAACGCTGAGGAAGGCAAAGGGAGAGATGCCAGCGGGAAAACCCAGTGTGGAGAAAGAGAATGTGAATTGcctaattaaaaagaagatggaTTCGCCCTTCCGAGTCCTAAGCATGACAGTTAAACCAGCCCTGAAACTCCAGTTGGGAGCAGCGTTCTTTTCTGCCAGGAAGAAATCACACTCTAAAAAACCAGTTGTAGACACTAAATCTCTCCAGGAGCTCCCCAAATCTCTGCCAGAAAACAATCAGCCCAGACCACCACCAACTACAAAATCAAATTCAgctgataaaaacaaaattcttgaGGAGGGTGGTATATTGAGAAGTCTTTCTGTGTctcagaagaaggaaaatgaaaatggagaGCACTTTACAAGCTGTGTAAATCAAGGGAGAGATTCGGCAGgtgaaggaaaaacatctccgCAGAAAAGCGGAAGCCCCTCTGGTCCCTTTTGTAGTTCCAAGTCTGCAGCCCTGGGAAACGGTGACGTAGGGGATGGG GATGTTGGTGAAATCAGTTCTACAAGCTGTGAGTCAGATGACTGCGTTATTCTTTCAAGCCAATCTCCACCGAAGGTGAATAAGGGAG CATCTCCTTCAAATGCTGTTGTCTACCCTATATTCAGTGCACCCCCCGCCAGCAAGAAAAG GACGCAGACTGTGCTGGATGAACTGACTTCTCCATTTGGGTCCAGCCCACCTGCAAAAACATCTCACACctcacagaaaagcaagaaggcGAAAGAGCTCTGCAAGCGCTCCAGAGATCAGATGATCATT GATGCCGGTCAGAAGCATTTTGGTGCTGTAGTTTGCAAGTCGTGCGGCATGATCTACACGGCTGCTAGCCCCGAGGACGAAGCCCAGCACATCCAGCACCACGAGCGATTCCTCGAGGGACTCAGATACGTG GGTTGGAAGAAAGAACGAGTTGTGGCAGAGTTCTGGGATGGGAAAATTGTATTGATTCTTCCAAATGACCCAAAATACGCTGTCAAGAAG gcAGAAGATGTGCAAGAAATTGTAGATAATGAACTGGGATTTAAGCAAGTTCCCTTGAGCTGCCCAGCCAAGActaaaatatattgctttgtGTCCAACGAGAAGATGATTGTTGGGTGCTTAGTGGCTGAATCAATCAAGCAG GCTTTCCGGGTGCTGTCTGAGCCGGGAGCTGCGCCGTCCCCCGGCCAGGACCCCCTGCAGCACCACCGGGCTTGGCGCTGCTCCACGGAGCCCGAACCCGCCGTCTGCGGCGTCAGCAGGATCTGGGTGTTCGGCCCGAGGCGCAGGAACGGCATCGCCCGTCGCATGGTGGACGTGGTCAG GAGCACCTTCATGTACGGCTGCTACCTGAGCACCCACGAAATCGCCTTCTCCGACCCGACGCCGGACGGCAAGCTGTTTGCAACGAAATACTGCCAAACCCCTAACTTCCTTGTTTACAACTTTATTTATAACAACTGA